The genomic DNA GCGAGCGCCGTCGGGTTGCCGCAGCCGAGCGAGGCGGCCACGGCCTCCGCGGGAAGCTCCGCGGTCTCGCCCGTCGCGTAGATGTTCGAGGTGATCGGGTCGCACTCGCCGCGCGACGGCGCGGCCCCGCAGCAGGAGCTGCCACCGCTCGTCACCCGCAGCGCCGCCTGCCCGTACTTCTCCTTCACGAGCTCCTTGAGCTTCTCGTCCGCCATGGCCGCCTCCTCTTCGTAACGACTGCCCGGAGTATATCTCGATATTTCGAAACATGTCAAAGTAATTCCGGCGGGCCGCGAGGCGGTACCATCACGCCCGTGACGACCCGCGACCGTCCGACCGTCCGCCTGGCGGCCCGCGCCGACGCCCCGGCGATCGCCCGCATCTACAACCAGGGCATCGAGGAGCGCATCGCGACCTTCGAGACCGAGCCGCGGACGCCCGCCGAGATCGCCGCCCGGCTCGCCGAGAAGGGCGACCGGTTTCCCACGGTCGTCGTCGAGCGGCACGGCGCCGTGGTCGCCTGGGCCTCGGCCGGGCCCTACCGCGCGCGCCCGGCCTACGCGGGCGTCGCCGAGCACTCGGTCTACGTCGAGCGCGGCGCCCGGGGCGGGGGCGCCGGCCGCGCCGCGCTGGAGGGCCTCGCGCGCGAGTACGAAGCGCGCGGCTTCTGGAAGCTCGTCTCGCGCATCTTCCCCGAGAACACGGCGAGCCTCGCGCTGCACGCGCGCGCGGGGTTCCGCGTGGTCGGCGTCTACCGCCGCCACGGCCGGCTCGAGGACCGGTGGCGCGACTGCGTGATCGTGGAGAAGCTGCTCGGCGCGGCGGCGGCCGTCAGCCGGCGAGGACGCGGATCAGGAGCCACGCGGCGCCGGCGACGACCGCCG from Candidatus Methylomirabilota bacterium includes the following:
- a CDS encoding arsinothricin resistance N-acetyltransferase ArsN1 family A: MTTRDRPTVRLAARADAPAIARIYNQGIEERIATFETEPRTPAEIAARLAEKGDRFPTVVVERHGAVVAWASAGPYRARPAYAGVAEHSVYVERGARGGGAGRAALEGLAREYEARGFWKLVSRIFPENTASLALHARAGFRVVGVYRRHGRLEDRWRDCVIVEKLLGAAAAVSRRGRGSGATRRRRRPPTPGS